A region from the Francisella orientalis FNO12 genome encodes:
- a CDS encoding YceD family protein, giving the protein MKGKHSQINYSIYAKQKRELENIQVTIENLSNISVLIANTTHSFNCSFSFFEEKNHACIKYNISATIKLICQDSLEPFDYPITVTNSIIITEDNRLVQDSLHEPFICESALIDLQDIIKEEILLELPLAPKKDASSCKKTKKHSYYSEQETVTEEKLNPFEILKKLK; this is encoded by the coding sequence ATGAAAGGCAAACATAGCCAAATAAACTATAGCATTTATGCAAAACAAAAAAGAGAATTAGAAAACATACAAGTAACTATAGAGAACTTAAGCAACATCTCAGTACTCATAGCCAACACCACACACTCATTTAACTGCTCATTCTCTTTTTTTGAAGAGAAAAATCACGCATGCATCAAGTATAATATAAGTGCCACAATCAAACTAATATGCCAAGACTCTCTCGAGCCATTTGACTATCCCATCACAGTTACAAATAGCATAATAATCACTGAGGATAATAGACTAGTTCAAGATAGCTTACACGAGCCTTTTATCTGCGAAAGCGCATTAATAGATTTACAAGATATTATCAAAGAAGAAATACTTCTAGAGCTACCATTAGCACCAAAAAAAGATGCTAGCTCTTGTAAAAAAACAAAAAAACATTCATACTATAGCGAGCAAGAAACTGTTACTGAAGAAAAACTGAATCCTTTCGAGATTCTCAAGAAACTTAAGTAA
- the rpmF gene encoding 50S ribosomal protein L32, translating to MAVQQVKKSRSKRDMRRSHDSLTGPTLSTDKSTGELHLRHHVSPNGFYKGKKVVDTKSED from the coding sequence ATGGCTGTACAACAAGTTAAAAAAAGCAGATCAAAAAGAGACATGAGAAGATCTCACGATTCTTTAACAGGTCCAACATTATCTACTGACAAATCTACAGGTGAGTTACACTTGAGACATCACGTGTCACCTAATGGATTTTACAAGGGTAAAAAAGTAGTAGACACAAAATCTGAAGACTAA
- the plsX gene encoding phosphate acyltransferase PlsX, whose protein sequence is MGYKISIDAMGGDNGLNTTIPAALEAVKKDSNLQIVLVGDHHKVKRALDRYSKVKKIKLPVLQRIAIHHASETVSMDESPSIAVRKKKDSSMRVAINLVKDGTVDACVSAGNTGALMATSKFVLKTVNGVDRPAIVYALPAFNRDTKQLSKTYMLDLGANVVCSSEQLFQFAIMGSILAASSKGLAEPRVSLLNIGEEEMKGLDNIKNASKLLQGCDFINYQGYIEGKHIFDDTTDVIVCDGFVGNVSLKTMEGSLRLIESLIKKAITETSLLMKIPVIMSLPLFKKMKKGMNLDSFNGASLLGLTGIVVKSHGSASANAFETAIYEAIKEIKHNIPKTIQESLEKVL, encoded by the coding sequence ATGGGTTACAAAATATCTATAGATGCGATGGGTGGTGATAATGGTTTAAATACCACTATCCCAGCAGCTCTTGAAGCAGTAAAAAAAGACTCCAACTTACAAATAGTATTAGTTGGAGATCATCACAAAGTCAAAAGAGCTTTAGACAGATATTCAAAAGTCAAAAAAATAAAACTTCCAGTCTTACAGAGAATAGCTATTCACCACGCTAGCGAAACAGTTAGCATGGATGAGTCTCCTTCAATAGCAGTAAGAAAAAAGAAGGACTCGTCAATGCGCGTAGCCATAAATCTTGTCAAAGATGGGACAGTAGATGCTTGTGTAAGTGCTGGTAATACCGGCGCGTTAATGGCAACTTCAAAATTTGTCCTTAAAACTGTAAATGGTGTTGATCGCCCTGCCATAGTATATGCATTACCTGCATTTAATAGAGACACTAAGCAGCTCAGCAAAACATACATGCTTGATCTTGGTGCTAACGTTGTCTGTTCTTCTGAACAGCTTTTCCAATTTGCTATCATGGGATCGATACTTGCTGCTAGCTCAAAAGGCTTAGCCGAGCCAAGAGTCTCTTTACTAAATATTGGTGAAGAAGAAATGAAAGGCTTAGACAATATCAAGAATGCTTCAAAGTTATTACAGGGTTGTGATTTCATTAACTATCAGGGATATATTGAAGGAAAACATATTTTTGATGATACAACAGATGTAATTGTATGTGATGGTTTTGTTGGCAACGTCTCTTTAAAAACTATGGAAGGTAGCTTAAGACTTATAGAATCTTTAATCAAAAAAGCTATCACTGAAACATCATTATTAATGAAAATACCAGTAATCATGTCTTTGCCATTATTCAAAAAAATGAAAAAAGGTATGAACCTAGATAGCTTTAATGGTGCATCACTCCTAGGTTTGACAGGTATTGTCGTCAAAAGTCATGGTAGCGCAAGTGCAAATGCATTTGAAACTGCTATTTATGAAGCTATAAAAGAAATCAAACATAATATTCCTAAAACTATTCAAGAATCATTAGAAAAAGTTCTTTAA
- a CDS encoding beta-ketoacyl-ACP synthase III has protein sequence MFAQILGTGSYLPEKILTNEDISKFVDTSDEWIKQRVGIERRHCANETETTSFMATESAKKALESAKINANDIDMIIVATSTPDFIMPSTASMVHQNLQIDHFNVRCFDISAACSGFVYALDIAKQYIETGVSKNILVVGAEKMTRVLDWSDRSTCVLFGDGAGAVVISTSPEKKIISSLLYTDGSCLDMLNVPNNLPTSRGETINIDSYLIMEGNKVFKFAVSRLSSLADDLIKEAGIQASEIDWLVPHQANYRILNSTAKKIDMPMSKVVTTLQDHGNTSAASIPLALDHAVRTNQIKPGDTIISEAFGAGFVWGGFIAKI, from the coding sequence ATGTTTGCACAAATACTTGGTACAGGAAGTTACTTACCTGAGAAAATCTTAACCAATGAAGATATAAGTAAGTTTGTTGATACTTCAGATGAATGGATCAAACAAAGAGTTGGTATAGAAAGACGCCATTGCGCGAATGAAACTGAAACAACAAGCTTCATGGCCACAGAATCAGCAAAAAAGGCACTAGAGTCTGCTAAAATTAATGCTAATGATATTGACATGATAATAGTTGCCACAAGCACTCCAGATTTCATTATGCCATCGACAGCATCCATGGTGCATCAAAATTTACAGATTGATCATTTTAATGTTAGGTGTTTTGATATATCAGCAGCTTGTAGTGGTTTTGTGTATGCTCTTGATATTGCAAAACAATATATAGAAACAGGCGTATCAAAAAATATATTAGTAGTCGGCGCTGAGAAAATGACTAGGGTGCTAGACTGGAGTGACCGTTCGACATGTGTGCTTTTTGGTGACGGCGCTGGAGCTGTAGTTATCTCAACAAGTCCAGAGAAAAAAATTATATCTTCTTTACTTTATACTGACGGGTCATGTTTAGATATGCTTAACGTACCCAACAACCTTCCTACTTCAAGAGGAGAAACTATAAACATAGATTCATATCTAATTATGGAAGGAAACAAAGTTTTCAAATTCGCTGTCTCAAGGCTTTCATCTCTTGCAGATGATCTGATTAAAGAAGCAGGGATACAAGCTAGTGAAATTGACTGGTTAGTACCACATCAAGCAAACTATAGAATATTAAATTCGACTGCTAAAAAGATAGATATGCCAATGTCAAAAGTAGTAACAACACTTCAAGATCATGGTAATACATCAGCAGCCTCAATACCATTAGCGTTAGACCATGCTGTCAGAACGAATCAAATCAAGCCTGGAGATACTATTATCTCAGAAGCATTTGGAGCTGGTTTCGTCTGGGGTGGATTTATCGCAAAAATTTAA
- the fabD gene encoding ACP S-malonyltransferase: MSKIAVVFPGQGSQKLGMLQDYYENFETFRSIVDEAKTHLGYDLWDIIQNDESTLNKTEFTQPALLTTSYAIYKVLKEQKPELKVEYFAGHSLGEYTALLAAECISYKDALQLVSTRGKLMQNAVTDKECAMSAILGLSNEDAISSCQEASDVGVVEAANFNSTGQVVISGEKAAVEKANEIAKSKGAKRAQILAVSVPSHCSLMKAAADKFEVDLNNVEFKKPTTDIVQNFDAMSHETPTEIKGAVIKQLYKPVLWTQSIEELVKLGVIEVIECGPNKVLSGLVKRIDKSLTIKDTSSVDSLENI, encoded by the coding sequence ATGTCAAAAATAGCTGTGGTTTTCCCAGGTCAAGGGTCACAAAAGCTAGGAATGCTTCAAGATTATTATGAAAATTTTGAGACTTTTAGAAGTATCGTAGATGAGGCAAAGACACACTTAGGTTACGATTTATGGGACATAATACAAAATGATGAGTCAACTTTAAATAAAACCGAGTTCACTCAACCGGCATTACTTACTACAAGTTATGCCATATACAAAGTATTAAAAGAGCAAAAGCCAGAGCTAAAAGTAGAATATTTCGCTGGTCATAGCCTAGGAGAATACACTGCTCTACTAGCAGCTGAGTGCATCTCATATAAAGATGCTCTACAACTAGTATCAACTCGCGGCAAGTTAATGCAAAATGCCGTTACAGATAAAGAATGTGCTATGAGTGCAATCTTAGGACTATCAAATGAAGATGCTATAAGCAGCTGTCAAGAAGCATCTGATGTAGGGGTTGTAGAAGCAGCCAACTTCAACTCGACTGGTCAAGTAGTAATATCAGGTGAGAAAGCTGCTGTAGAAAAAGCTAATGAAATAGCAAAATCAAAAGGTGCTAAAAGAGCTCAAATTCTAGCTGTAAGTGTACCTTCGCACTGCTCACTTATGAAAGCTGCTGCAGATAAGTTTGAAGTAGATCTTAACAATGTCGAGTTTAAAAAACCTACTACTGATATAGTACAAAACTTCGATGCGATGTCACATGAAACACCAACAGAGATAAAGGGTGCGGTTATCAAGCAACTTTATAAACCTGTATTATGGACTCAATCAATAGAAGAATTAGTTAAACTTGGCGTTATAGAAGTTATTGAATGTGGACCTAATAAAGTCTTATCTGGATTAGTAAAGAGAATTGATAAATCACTAACTATCAAAGATACAAGTAGTGTCGATAGTTTAGAAAATATTTAA
- the fabG gene encoding 3-oxoacyl-ACP reductase FabG, with the protein MSLNDKIALVTGASRGIGFEVAQAIANKGAMVIGTATSQGSAEKFENSMKEKGLKAKGLVLNISDIESIQNLFAELKAENLAIDILVNNAGITRDNLMMRMSEDAWQSVINTNLSSIFRMSKECVRGMMKKKWGRIISIGSVVGSVGNPGQTNYCAAKAGVIGFSKSLAYEVATRNITVNVVAPGFIATDMTNKLTDEQKSFITTKIPSGQMGEPKDIVAAVTFLASEDAKYITGQTIHVNGGMYMA; encoded by the coding sequence ATGTCTTTAAACGATAAGATTGCTCTTGTTACAGGAGCTAGCAGAGGAATTGGTTTTGAAGTTGCTCAAGCAATAGCTAACAAAGGAGCTATGGTAATAGGCACAGCCACTAGCCAAGGCTCTGCAGAAAAGTTTGAAAATTCTATGAAAGAAAAAGGATTAAAAGCAAAAGGATTAGTTCTAAACATTTCTGACATTGAAAGTATTCAAAATCTCTTTGCTGAATTAAAAGCAGAGAATCTAGCTATAGATATTCTAGTTAATAATGCTGGAATAACTCGTGATAATCTAATGATGAGAATGTCAGAAGATGCGTGGCAATCAGTTATAAACACTAATTTAAGCTCTATTTTCCGCATGTCAAAAGAATGTGTAAGAGGGATGATGAAAAAAAAATGGGGCAGAATAATTTCTATCGGATCTGTGGTAGGCTCTGTTGGCAACCCAGGACAAACAAACTACTGTGCTGCTAAAGCTGGGGTTATTGGCTTTTCAAAATCATTGGCTTATGAAGTTGCAACTCGCAATATTACAGTAAACGTTGTTGCTCCTGGCTTTATAGCTACAGATATGACAAATAAACTTACAGATGAGCAAAAATCATTCATAACTACTAAAATACCATCTGGCCAAATGGGTGAACCTAAAGATATCGTAGCTGCAGTAACTTTCTTAGCTTCTGAAGATGCAAAGTATATAACAGGACAAACTATCCATGTAAATGGTGGGATGTATATGGCTTAA
- the acpP gene encoding acyl carrier protein: MSANEVYAKVNSIIVEQLGVKEEDLKPEASFIDDLGADSLDTVELVMALEEEFDTEIPDEDAEKIRTVKDVYDYIDSKVN; encoded by the coding sequence ATGAGCGCAAATGAAGTATATGCTAAAGTAAACTCTATTATCGTTGAGCAATTAGGCGTTAAAGAAGAAGATCTTAAACCAGAAGCTTCTTTCATCGATGACCTAGGTGCTGACTCTTTAGATACAGTTGAACTTGTAATGGCTCTAGAAGAAGAATTCGACACTGAAATCCCTGATGAAGATGCTGAGAAAATCAGAACTGTTAAAGATGTTTACGATTATATTGACTCTAAAGTAAACTAA